TACATTTGCTGCAAACATCATCGGTTTTTGCGTTAAAAGTTGATATACTCTAACTAGCTCTTGCTCTTCAGGAGTTAACGTTAATGTTCTTAACATTTTATACTCATCTAAATGAGCTTTACACTTTTCTAATACTGGCATTAAAACTAATGCTTCTTTATTCTTAGATTTAAATAACTTTGATTGTTTTTCAATTGCTTTTTCAATTGTTTCCATATCAGCTAAAATTAACTCACCGTTAATAATTTCAATATCTCTTATTGGATCTACACTTCCACTTACGTGAATTATATTTTCGTCCTCAAAACATCTTACAACTTGACAAATTGCAGCAGTACTTCTAATGTTAGATAAGAACTTATTTCCTAATCCTTCACCTTTTGCTGCTCCTTCAACTAATCCAGCAATATCAACAAACTCAACAGTTGCATGTTGAATTCTTTGAGGGTTAATTATTTTTGCCAATTCTTCTAATCTTTGATCTGGAACTGTTACCATTCCAACATTTGGTTCTATTGTACAAAATGGGTAGTTTGCCGCTTCTGCCGCTCCTGCCTTTGTTATCGCATTAAAAAGAGTTGATTTTCCAACATTTGGAAGTCCTACTATTCCTATACCTATCATCTTAGAGATTCCTCCTGAAATTTTATTTTACTTTAGATTTTACCATATATAAAACCTTTTGTAAATAAAAAAACCCTCACTTATCTAGTGAGAGTTTTTATTATTAAGCTTTTTCTTTTACAAAGCTCTCTTCTGTTGCTTTTTTTAATCTAACTTTTGGTTCACTTGGTAATCCAAATCTTGGAATAAGTCTATCTAATCCTGTTAAAGTTGCTATAAGTATAGTCGATACAGCTATTAAAGCCAAGAAATTGAACTTTATTATATCCATTGCTGTAAATTTATATAATGGATAAACTGCTTGAGCAATCCCTAAATAGAATCCAATATAAACATGCCAAGGGATTAATTGAGAACCAAATACTCCTAAAGCGTCACTAAAAGTAGCATTTCTTAATCTTAAAGTTTCTAAATCTTCTGGAGAACCCTCTACATTTTTCTCAACGATTTCTCTTATAATTGGCCCCATAGTTACTATTTGTGCCATTTCATCAGCTAAACCAGCATTACCTAATATTGATAATACTCCATTACAGAACATTAATTGTCTTACATTTTTAGAGATAGCTACCACTATATTTGATAAAGGTCTAAATGCATCCATCAATTTCATTATTCCACCAAATGCCGCAACCCACATCATCATTACAATTACCCATGATCCAGCGCCTTCAAATCCAGAATAAAGTAGATTTAAAAATGATGCTGTACTTTCTACTGTTCCTGCCATTAAACCTAATCCATACGCTGAGAATATTCCTATGAATAGACATAATAATGTTGTTAATCCTCTAAACGCTGCTATTAAAACTAAAATTAATGGTATTATCATATAAGTAGGCACACCTGTTTTAACTTGATTTAATAAAGTTACTGCTGATTCTCTTTTTTCCGCTAAAACTGTCCACACTTCTTGAGGTATTTGTCCTATAGCAGTTGCAGCATCACCAGTTGTTGTTGGTAATCCCATTGATACTCCAGCTATATAAAAAGCAGCAATTCCTAAAACTAAAACTAAACCTGACCAATAACCTTGATGTCTAATTCTTTTTATCACTTCAACTTTTTGAATACCTGAACTTACTATTGTTGTATCTGATATCAATCCAATATTATCACCAAAACAAGCTCCTCCTGCAATTGCTCCTACTGTTAAAGCTATATTTCCACCTACTATGTGGTTAAGCCATAAGAAAATTGGTGCACATGCTGCAAATGTTCCCCAACTTGTTCCTGTAGCAATTGATAAAACCGAAGTTACAATTATTCCTACTACAGCTACCGTTCTTCCTGTTAGTCCAACATTTAACGCTAAATTTATAATAGAAGCACCTACTCCTGTTGACATGAATACTTCTGCCATTGCATAAGCTACCATTAATATAAAGAATGCAACTTGCATCTCTTTAGCATTATTTATAACTGCCTCTATTATATCGTTCACTTTTTTCTTTTCTACAAAACCTGCCACTAAAGCTGCATAAACTGTTGCTATTGGTGCCGCAATTAGTGCATCGTACCCCATAAACATCAACATTGCTAAAACAGCAACTGGACTTAATTTTAATAATTCCGTTATTCTATTCATCCTAAAACCTCCCAATTTTATTTTATTTAGTTTCATCGAAATTTTAGGTAAAAAAAACTACCGTATGGTAAATACGGTAGCTAATCTGCAAATATATCACAAATTTTGGATAGCACAACATCAGACTCTCTCTGATGACAGTCATATGGATATTTTCCATAAGCCCAACAAAGATTTTTGACATAATCTTTATTTCGGCAAACTTCCCTTTCACTTAAATTCATCGCTTCGTCTAGCTCCTTTAAGATACTCTTGTTGTTTGCAACCTCTACCTAAAATATTTAATTTTCGAAACTTTTAAGTTATAGTATCACTATTTGTTTTGTCTGTCAATTATTTTTTTATTAAAGAAACACCATTCATTTCAGCTGGCTTCTCTATATTTAAAATCTCTAACATTGTAGGAGCTACATCAGCTAATTTCCCGTGATTTAGTTCTCCTTTAAAATTGTTAGAAACATACACAAATGGAACTTCATTTGTTGTATGTGCTGTGAAAGGTTGGTTTGATATTGGATCTTCCATCTTTTCAGCATTTCCATGATCTGCAGTTATTAAAACTGTTCCATCTAGCTCTAATACTTTATTTACAATCTCTCCTACACCTTTATCAACAGCTTGTACAGCTTTTACAGCTGCATCAAACACACCTGTATGTCCTACCATATCAGGATTTGCAAAGTTCATTATAATTACATCAAACTTATCAGAATCTAAAGCGTTTAAAACTGCCTTTGTTAATTCTGGAGCTGACATTTCAGGTTGTAGGTCATATGTAGCTACTTTTGGAGAAGCTACTAATATTCTCTCTTCACCTTTAAACTCAGTTTCTTTTCCACCGTTAAAGAAGAATGTTACGTGAGCATATTTCTCAGTTTCAGCTGTTCTTAATTGAGTTAAGTTATGTTCTGATAAAACTTCTCCTAATGTATTAACAATTTCTTTATCTACATATATTACTTCTGCATCTATTGTAGAGTCATATTGTCTCATACAGTAGAATCTAGGCTCTAAATATTCTCTTTGGAATCCTTTAAAGTCTTTATCTGCTAAAGCTCTTGTTATTTGTCTTGCTCTATCAGGTCTATAGTTGAAGTTTATTACAACGTCACCTTTTTTAACAATACCATCTTTATTTAATAGAACTGGTTTTATAAACTCGTCTGTTACTTTTTCAGCATAAGACTCTTCAATTATTTCATCTGGAGTTTTTTCTGTAACTTCTAATTTTCCAGCAATCGCATCATAAGCTTTCTCTGTTCTATCCCAGTTAGTATCTCTATCCATTGCAAAATATCTTCCAGAGATAGTAACAATTTCTCCTACTCCAATCTCTTTTATTTTCTCTTCTAATTTTTTCATGAACTCTAATCCAGAAGTTGGAGCTGTGTCTCTTCCGTCCATGAATGCATGGATATAAACTTTAGTTAATCCTGTTTTTTTAGCCATCTCTAATAATCCAAATAAATGATTGATATGAGAGTGAACTCCTCCATCTGAAAGTAATCCCATAAAGTGGATTCCTTTACCATTTTCTTTAGCATAGTTAAAAGCCTCTACAACTTTTGCTTTTTCAAAGAACTCTCCATCTCTAATCTCTTTTGAAATTTCTACAAGTGGTTGATAAATAACTCTTCCAGCACCTAAGTTTAAGTGTCCTACTTCTGAGTTACCCATTTGTCCTTCTGGTAATCCTACAGCTTCTCCTGAAGCCTTTATTAATGTATGTGGATAATTATTAAATAATCTTTCAAAATTTTCTGGTTTTGCTGCTGCTATTGCATTTTTTTCATTTGAATGTGGGTTATATCCCCATCCATCAAGAACCATTAACATCAAAGGTTTTTTAGCCATTTTTTAGCCTCCTATTTTTTATTATCTTGCTCCTGCTTTAATAACTTGAATGAAAGTTGGCGCGTCTAAAGATGCTCCTCCTACAAGTCCTCCATCTATATTTTCCATAGCTAATAATTCAGCTGCATTTTTAGCGTTCATTGATCCTCCGTATTGGATTGTAATCTCTGCTGCTGCTTCCGCACCAAACATAGCTGCTAATACATCTCTGATTTCTTTATGAGTTTCTTCTGCCATTTCTGGAGTAGCTGTTTTTCCAGTTCCTATAGCCCATACTGGCTCATAAGCAACTACAACTTTAACTGCCTCTTCAGCTGTTAATCCTGCCATTCCTTCTCTTACTTGCTTTTCGTTTACTTCAGCTGTTTTTCCAGCTTCTCTCTCCTCTAACTTCTCTCCAATACATAAAATTGGAATTAAATCGTGTGCTAATGCTGATTTTACCTTCTCATTTATAAACTCATTTGACTCATTGAAATATTCTCTTCTCTCTGAGTGTCCTAAAATTACATATTTTACTCCAATCTCTTTTAACATAACAGGTGAAACTTCTCCTGTGAATGCTCCAGAGTCTTTTGGATGCATATTTTGAGCAGCAATAGCTACGTTAGATCCTTCTACTGTTTTAACTGCTGATTCTAATGCTGTAAATGGAGCTCCTATTACAATTTCTACTCCCTCTACACCGTTAGTTAACTCTTTTAATTCTGATAATGTAGCTTTAGTTTCTGCTACTGTTTTATTCATTTTCCAGTTTCCTGCGATTATTGTTTTTCTCATTGATTCTACCTCCACCTATTTTTATTAATTTTAATTTTATAATAACATAATTTCTTATATTTTAACACGGACCATATCGTCTATATTTTCATCCTATTTTGAGTATTTTTTTCTCTAATTCAACAATTTCTTTTTACTCTCTTCTCTTAAGGCCTCTTTTAAATAGTCTTTAGAGTTTGCTGATAAGTCTTCTATCAGTGGTATCATTGCCCCTTCTAAAATTTCTATAACACCTACAAAGTCTTCTTTTTTAAAAGCTGCAAACACCTCTTCAGCATATTTTTTAAACTCTTCCATATATTCGTTATAATCAGAATATAGTAAATCAATTGCCGTAGCTTCTTTTAAAGACAAAATAATCCCTAAAGTCCATTCTACAAAGCTTACCATCTCCAATAATTTCGATAAATCCTCTGTTTCATCATTATCAATTTCTGAAAAATTTTCAAAAAATCTTTCTGTATAAGGTTCTAGTAAATATAATGATTCTATTAATATCTCTCTATGAGAACGAGTTGTTAACTCTAATACCTTCACTTTTTTATTTATAGGTAAAGATTGCCCATCAATCATTTCACCATCTAGTTTAAGCTCTACAATTACTTCTCCTTTTTTTATAACATTTGCTTCTAATTTTTCCAATACATTTAATAATTTTGTATTTTTTATTCCTATATTTATCTTCTCTCCATTTATAAAGATTTCCATATCCACCCATCCTCAATCAATTATTTAAAGTAATCCCTCACTACGCTTATTGTAAAAAATATAACTTTATTTGATTTTTTCTTTTCTAAAAACTCTTTTTTTATCTCTTTTAAAGTTGATCCCGTTGTCACAATATCGTCTACTATTAGTATATTTTTTTGTGAATAATCCCCTTCTATAAAAAAGGCTTGATTTACATTTGCTTCACGAGCTTTTCTATCTTTAAGTTTATACATTTGCTTTGTATTTTTCAGCCTTTTAATATTTTCATAGTTTATATTCGCAGACTTTAACAATTCATCAACCTGATTGTAACCTCTTTCTAAAATCCTTTTCTGGCTTACAGGAACAGAAATTACCGTATCAATTTTTTCTTTTTTTATAATTTCTCTAATTGAATCTTCAACATACTTACTTAGACTCTCACTTACACCTTTTCTGTTTTTAAATTTTAAATCAAATATAATTTTTTTCACATCTGTATAATAATAGAGATAATATAAATCTCCTCTTTTTTTTAGATTACTCATTTTTTCTAATTTTGCTTCACATTTTAAACATATATATTTTTCCCTTTGCAATTGACAATTACACAAAGAACAGGCGTTATCAAAAAAGACCTTTCTAAGGAGTTGCTTTAGCATATCTTCTTCCTTTTTTAGTTTTTGCAAACTCTTTATCAACTATTTTAGCTGAATAAAACTCTGTATAACCACACTCTAAGCATGTTTTTACATAATATGTTCCTATTTCTATTTTTAATCCAGGGCTTTTCTCTGGTATTACTGCAGTTTTGACTATATATTTATCACTTCCACACTTTAAACATCTATACTCCAAGTTCATCACCCCAAAAAATATTCTTAATCCATTCTATGTTTTCACCTAAAAAAATTATTGCATCAAATCTTATCGGTTCATTTTCTAGTCTATTTTTTTTTACAAACTCTTTTGCAGTAATATATATTTTATTCATTTTTTTTCTATCTATAGCCTCTTGTGGCATTCCAAAAATTTTATTTTTTCGATATTTAACTTCAAAAAAAACAAGGGTTGTATTGTCATATCCTATTATGTCTATCTCACCAAATGCACCTTGATAGTTCATATCTAATATTCTTACTCCAATTTTCTCTAAATACTCTTTAGCTTTTTCTTCATAAATTTTTCCCTTGCTTCTTTTATTCATAATATCTACTCTCCTAAAATTTTCTTTAAGAAACTTTTTCTATGAATTCCATCTATAGGACCTTTTGTTAATATCATTTCTCTATGTGCTTTAGTTCCATATCCTTTATGTTTTTCAAATAAATATTCTGGATACTCTTTTGATATCTCTATTAACATTCTATCTCTTGTTACTTTTGCAACTATCGATGCCGCCGCTATAGATAAACTTTTAGAATCTCCCTTTATTATAAACTCTTGTTCTTTATCATATTCTCTTATTTTATGATTTCCATCAACTAAAGTTTTTTCAAACTTTGTTTTTTCTTCTATTTGATGAATTGCTCTTCTCATAGATAAAAAAGTAGCATTTAGGATATTGATTTCATCAATCTCCTCCACTGTAGATATTCCTACACCAACATGAAACTTCTCCATTATTAGATCAAAAAGTTCTTCTCTTACTTTTTCAGTTAATTTTTTAGAATCATTTATTTTTTCTAATCTTTCATCATATTCTTTCAACTTAGCAACAGCAGCAACAACTGGTCCTGCCAATGGGCCTCTTCCAGCTTCATCAACTCCTGCTATATCTCCATGTTCCAAATCAAAAAGATACATTGTATTATTTATCTCCATTATACTCTCCATCATCTTTT
This portion of the Candidatus Cetobacterium colombiensis genome encodes:
- the ychF gene encoding redox-regulated ATPase YchF, which codes for MIGIGIVGLPNVGKSTLFNAITKAGAAEAANYPFCTIEPNVGMVTVPDQRLEELAKIINPQRIQHATVEFVDIAGLVEGAAKGEGLGNKFLSNIRSTAAICQVVRCFEDENIIHVSGSVDPIRDIEIINGELILADMETIEKAIEKQSKLFKSKNKEALVLMPVLEKCKAHLDEYKMLRTLTLTPEEQELVRVYQLLTQKPMMFAANVSEDELATGNEYVEKVKEYAANLGAEVVVVSAKVESELQEMEDEDKKDFLEALGVEEPGLNRLIRAGFKLLGLQTYFTAGVKEVRAWTIRIGDTAPKAAGEIHTDFERGFIRAKVVSYEDFIKYSGWKGAQEAGVLRLEGKEYIVKDGDLMEFLFNV
- a CDS encoding Na+/H+ antiporter NhaC family protein, whose protein sequence is MTELLKLSPVAVLAMLMFMGYDALIAAPIATVYAALVAGFVEKKKVNDIIEAVINNAKEMQVAFFILMVAYAMAEVFMSTGVGASIINLALNVGLTGRTVAVVGIIVTSVLSIATGTSWGTFAACAPIFLWLNHIVGGNIALTVGAIAGGACFGDNIGLISDTTIVSSGIQKVEVIKRIRHQGYWSGLVLVLGIAAFYIAGVSMGLPTTTGDAATAIGQIPQEVWTVLAEKRESAVTLLNQVKTGVPTYMIIPLILVLIAAFRGLTTLLCLFIGIFSAYGLGLMAGTVESTASFLNLLYSGFEGAGSWVIVMMMWVAAFGGIMKLMDAFRPLSNIVVAISKNVRQLMFCNGVLSILGNAGLADEMAQIVTMGPIIREIVEKNVEGSPEDLETLRLRNATFSDALGVFGSQLIPWHVYIGFYLGIAQAVYPLYKFTAMDIIKFNFLALIAVSTILIATLTGLDRLIPRFGLPSEPKVRLKKATEESFVKEKA
- the gpmI gene encoding 2,3-bisphosphoglycerate-independent phosphoglycerate mutase, encoding MAKKPLMLMVLDGWGYNPHSNEKNAIAAAKPENFERLFNNYPHTLIKASGEAVGLPEGQMGNSEVGHLNLGAGRVIYQPLVEISKEIRDGEFFEKAKVVEAFNYAKENGKGIHFMGLLSDGGVHSHINHLFGLLEMAKKTGLTKVYIHAFMDGRDTAPTSGLEFMKKLEEKIKEIGVGEIVTISGRYFAMDRDTNWDRTEKAYDAIAGKLEVTEKTPDEIIEESYAEKVTDEFIKPVLLNKDGIVKKGDVVINFNYRPDRARQITRALADKDFKGFQREYLEPRFYCMRQYDSTIDAEVIYVDKEIVNTLGEVLSEHNLTQLRTAETEKYAHVTFFFNGGKETEFKGEERILVASPKVATYDLQPEMSAPELTKAVLNALDSDKFDVIIMNFANPDMVGHTGVFDAAVKAVQAVDKGVGEIVNKVLELDGTVLITADHGNAEKMEDPISNQPFTAHTTNEVPFVYVSNNFKGELNHGKLADVAPTMLEILNIEKPAEMNGVSLIKK
- the tpiA gene encoding triose-phosphate isomerase, whose translation is MRKTIIAGNWKMNKTVAETKATLSELKELTNGVEGVEIVIGAPFTALESAVKTVEGSNVAIAAQNMHPKDSGAFTGEVSPVMLKEIGVKYVILGHSERREYFNESNEFINEKVKSALAHDLIPILCIGEKLEEREAGKTAEVNEKQVREGMAGLTAEEAVKVVVAYEPVWAIGTGKTATPEMAEETHKEIRDVLAAMFGAEAAAEITIQYGGSMNAKNAAELLAMENIDGGLVGGASLDAPTFIQVIKAGAR
- a CDS encoding ComF family protein, encoding MKKIIFDLKFKNRKGVSESLSKYVEDSIREIIKKEKIDTVISVPVSQKRILERGYNQVDELLKSANINYENIKRLKNTKQMYKLKDRKAREANVNQAFFIEGDYSQKNILIVDDIVTTGSTLKEIKKEFLEKKKSNKVIFFTISVVRDYFK
- a CDS encoding zinc ribbon domain-containing protein is translated as MNLEYRCLKCGSDKYIVKTAVIPEKSPGLKIEIGTYYVKTCLECGYTEFYSAKIVDKEFAKTKKGRRYAKATP
- a CDS encoding YraN family protein, coding for MNKRSKGKIYEEKAKEYLEKIGVRILDMNYQGAFGEIDIIGYDNTTLVFFEVKYRKNKIFGMPQEAIDRKKMNKIYITAKEFVKKNRLENEPIRFDAIIFLGENIEWIKNIFWGDELGV
- a CDS encoding ribonuclease HII → MESIMEINNTMYLFDLEHGDIAGVDEAGRGPLAGPVVAAVAKLKEYDERLEKINDSKKLTEKVREELFDLIMEKFHVGVGISTVEEIDEINILNATFLSMRRAIHQIEEKTKFEKTLVDGNHKIREYDKEQEFIIKGDSKSLSIAAASIVAKVTRDRMLIEISKEYPEYLFEKHKGYGTKAHREMILTKGPIDGIHRKSFLKKILGE